A single genomic interval of Bos javanicus breed banteng chromosome 26, ARS-OSU_banteng_1.0, whole genome shotgun sequence harbors:
- the TRIM8 gene encoding E3 ubiquitin-protein ligase TRIM8, producing the protein MAENWKNCFEEELICPICLHVFVEPVQLPCKHNFCRGCIGEAWAKDSGLVRCPECNQAYNQKPGLEKNLKLTNIVEKFNALHVEKPPAALHCVFCRRGPPLPAQKVCLRCEAPCCQSHVQTHLQQPSTARGHLLVEADDVRAWSCPQHNAYRLYHCEAEQVAVCQYCCYYSGAHQGHSVCDVEIRRNEIRKMLMKQQDRLEEREQDIEDQLYKLESDKRLVEEKVSQLKEEVRLQYEKLHQLLDEDLRQTVEVLDKAQAKFCSENAAQALHLGERMQEAKKLLGSLQLLFDKTEDVSFMKNTKSVKILMDRTQTCTGSSLSPPKIGHLNSKLFLNEVAKKEKQLRKMLEGPFSTPVPFLQSVPLYPCGVSSSGAEKRKHSTAFPEASFLETSSGPVGGQYGAAGTASGEGQSGQPLGPCSSTQHLVALPGGAQPVHSSPVFPPSQYPNGSAAQQPMLPQYGGRKILVCSVDNCYCSSVANHGGHQPYPRSGHFPWTVPSQEYSHPLPPTPSVPQSLPGLAVRDWLDASQQPGHQDFYRVYGQPSTKHYVTS; encoded by the exons ATGGCGGAGAATTGGAAGAACTGCTTTGAGGAGGAGCTCATCTGCCCGATCTGCCTGCACGTCTTCGTGGAGCCGGTGCAGCTGCCGTGCAAACACAACTTCTGTCGGGGCTGCATCGGCGAGGCGTGGGCCAAGGACAGCGGCCTGGTGCGCTGCCCGGAGTGCAACCAGGCCTACAACCAGAAGCCGGGCCTGGAGAAGAACCTGAAGCTCACCAACATCGTGGAGAAGTTCAACGCCCTGCACGTGGAGAAGCCGCCGGCGGCGCTGCACTGCGTGTTCTGCCGCCGCGGCCCCCCGCTGCCCGCGCAGAAGGTCTGCCTGCGCTGCGAGGCGCCCTGCTGCCAGTCCCACGTGCAGACGCACCTGCAGCAGCCCTCCACCGCCCGCGGGCACCTCCTGGTGGAGGCGGACGACGTGCGGGCCTGGAGCTGCCCGCAGCACAACGCCTACCGCCTTTACCACTGCGAAGCCGAGCAGGTGGCCGTGTGCCAGTACTGCTGCTACTACAGCGGTGCGCATCAGGGACACTCGGTGTGCGACGTGGAGATCCGGAGGAATGAGATCCGG AAGATGCTGATGAAGCAGCAGGACCGACTGGAGGAGCGAGAGCAGGATATTGAGGACCAGCTGTACAAACTTGAGTCAGACAAACGCCTGGTGGAG GAGAAGGTGAGCCAGCTGAAGGAGGAGGTGCGACTGCAGTACGAGAAGCTGCACCAGCTGCTGGACGAGGACCTGCGGCAGACAGTGGAGGTCCTGGACAAGGCCCAGGCCAAATTCTGCAGCGAGAACGCAGCGCAGGCGCTGCATCTCGGGGAGCGCATGCAGGAGGCCAAGAAGCTCCTGGGCTCCCTACAGCTGCTCTTCGACAAGACAGAGGACGTCAGCTTCATGAAG AACACCAAGTCTGTGAAAATCCTAATGGACAG GACCCAGACCTGCACAGGCAGCAGCCTCTCTCCCCCTAAGATCGGCCACCTGAACTCCAAGCTCTTCCTGAACGAGGTGGCCAAGAAGGAGAAACAGCTGCGGAAGATGCTAGAAG GCCCCTTCAGCACACCGGTGCCCTTCCTGCAGAGCGTCCCCCTGTACCCTTGTGGCGTGAGCAGCTCTGGGGCGGAAAAGCGCAAGCACTCGACGGCCTTCCCTGAGGCCAGTTTCCTAGAGACGTCGTCGGGCCCTGTGGGCGGCCAGTATGGGGCAGCGGGCACAGCCAGCGGCGAGGGCCAGTCAGGGCAGCCCCTGGGGCCCTGCAGCTCCACGCAGCACTTGGTGGCCCTGCCGGGCGGCGCCCAACCAGTGCACTCGAGTCCGGTGTTCCCCCCATCGCAGTACCCCAACGGCTCCGCCGCCCAGCAGCCCATGCTCCCCCAGTATGGCGGCCGCAAGATTCTCGTCTGTTCTGTGGACAACTGTTACTGTTCTTCCGTGGCCAACCACGGCGGCCACCAGCCCTACCCCCGCTCCGGCCACTTCCCCTGGACAGTGCCCTCGCAGGAGTACTCACACCCGCTCCCGCCCACCCCCTCCGTCCCCCAGTCCCTTCCCGGCCTGGCGGTCAGAGACTGGCTCGATGCCTCCCAGCAGCCTGGCCACCAAGATTTCTACAGGGTGTATGGGCAGCCGTCCACCAAACACTACGTGACGAGCTAA